A genomic stretch from Flavobacterium sp. KS-LB2 includes:
- a CDS encoding DUF4982 domain-containing protein has protein sequence MKKLICFLVVILACTQVALSQSREVKVLKTNWKFQKGDFEAAHKVNFNDSKWESVTVPHDWAIYGPFDKNVDIQKVAIVQNGEKVATEKTGRTGALPHIGTAWYRNTFTLPKDVKAKKIILLFEGAMSEPQVYLNGKKVGEWAYGYSYFYFDVSQFIQEGANTLSVKLINKEFASRWYPGAGLYRNVSVIIKNNESIDQWGQFVTTPFISEEVAKVNIKTKVSGENTRLVTTIFDAEGHKLNSEESVVQFGKEFDQNIKVEKPKLWSPETPYLYKAVSQLYVGKELKDEISTRFGIREIKYEANKGFSLNGKITKFKGVCLHHDLGPLGVAVNKAALRRQMQILKDMGCNAIRSSHNMPSFEQLELADEMGFLFLAESFDEWAKPKVENGYHRFFEEYAEKDIVNLVQATRNHPSIVMWSSGNEVPDQWGEEGVKRAKWLQELFHREDPTRPVTVGMDQVKATIESGFGALLDVPGLNYRVHLYDEAQKKFPQGFILGSETASTVSSRGIYKFPVVQEKMKQYPDFQSSSYDLEACSWSNVPDEDFVLQDDKPWVIGEFVWTGFDYLGEPTPYDESWPSRSSYFGINDLAGLPKDRFYLYRSRWNPSEKTLHILPHWNWEGREGQTTPVFVYTNYNSAELFINGKSMGVQKKNNSTPQNRYRLMWMDVKYEPGTVKVVAFDDNGKAVAEEQIHTAEKPHRIVLQADRTTIAADGDDISFVTVQVVDKNGIPCPTATNQLKFKVSGAATYRAACNGDATSLEMFHKDSMKLFSGKLVVLVQSKASAGTAKLEVSGAGLKSGFIDLLVK, from the coding sequence ATGAAGAAATTGATATGTTTTCTTGTTGTGATTTTAGCATGTACACAAGTTGCCTTGTCTCAATCACGAGAAGTTAAAGTGCTAAAGACCAATTGGAAATTTCAAAAAGGCGATTTTGAAGCGGCGCATAAAGTAAATTTTAATGATTCGAAATGGGAATCTGTAACCGTTCCGCATGATTGGGCCATTTATGGACCTTTTGATAAAAATGTAGACATACAAAAAGTTGCCATTGTTCAAAACGGAGAAAAAGTTGCCACCGAAAAAACAGGACGAACTGGGGCTTTGCCTCATATAGGAACTGCCTGGTACCGCAATACATTCACCTTGCCTAAAGATGTAAAAGCTAAAAAAATAATTTTACTTTTTGAAGGTGCAATGAGCGAACCTCAAGTGTATTTAAACGGAAAAAAAGTTGGAGAATGGGCGTATGGCTACAGTTATTTTTATTTTGATGTTTCCCAATTTATACAAGAAGGAGCCAACACATTATCAGTAAAACTAATCAATAAAGAATTTGCATCTCGTTGGTATCCAGGTGCAGGTTTGTATCGAAATGTAAGTGTTATTATAAAAAACAACGAAAGTATTGACCAATGGGGTCAGTTTGTAACGACACCTTTTATCAGTGAAGAAGTTGCTAAAGTTAATATCAAGACTAAAGTCTCCGGCGAAAATACTCGTTTAGTCACCACTATTTTTGATGCAGAAGGACATAAACTCAATTCAGAGGAGTCAGTTGTACAATTCGGAAAAGAATTTGATCAAAATATAAAAGTAGAAAAACCTAAATTGTGGAGTCCTGAAACCCCTTATTTGTATAAAGCGGTTTCCCAATTATATGTTGGAAAAGAACTGAAAGACGAGATATCAACACGTTTTGGAATTCGGGAAATAAAATATGAGGCCAATAAAGGCTTTAGCCTAAATGGAAAGATAACCAAATTCAAAGGGGTTTGTCTGCACCACGATTTGGGTCCACTTGGAGTGGCGGTGAACAAAGCAGCGCTGCGCAGGCAAATGCAGATTTTAAAAGATATGGGGTGCAATGCCATTCGAAGTTCGCATAACATGCCGTCATTTGAACAATTAGAATTGGCTGATGAAATGGGATTTTTATTTCTGGCCGAAAGTTTTGATGAATGGGCTAAGCCAAAGGTAGAAAATGGTTACCATCGATTTTTTGAAGAATATGCCGAGAAGGATATTGTGAATTTGGTGCAAGCAACCAGAAATCATCCTTCAATAGTGATGTGGAGTTCTGGTAACGAAGTCCCTGATCAGTGGGGTGAAGAGGGAGTGAAAAGAGCCAAATGGTTGCAAGAACTATTCCATAGAGAAGATCCAACACGTCCCGTAACGGTAGGAATGGATCAAGTAAAAGCAACTATCGAGTCGGGTTTTGGCGCTTTATTAGATGTGCCAGGTTTGAATTATCGCGTGCATTTATATGACGAGGCTCAAAAAAAATTCCCTCAAGGTTTTATTTTGGGTTCCGAAACGGCTTCCACAGTAAGTTCACGTGGGATTTACAAATTTCCTGTTGTGCAGGAAAAAATGAAGCAATACCCTGATTTTCAATCTTCGTCTTATGATTTAGAAGCTTGTAGTTGGTCAAATGTTCCCGATGAAGATTTTGTGCTGCAAGATGATAAACCTTGGGTAATTGGCGAATTTGTGTGGACCGGTTTTGATTATCTAGGCGAGCCAACACCTTATGATGAAAGTTGGCCGTCTCGTAGTTCGTATTTTGGTATCAATGATTTAGCAGGTTTGCCTAAAGATCGTTTTTATTTGTACCGTAGTCGTTGGAATCCTAGTGAAAAGACCTTGCATATTTTGCCACATTGGAACTGGGAAGGTCGCGAAGGACAAACAACTCCTGTTTTTGTTTACACCAATTATAACAGTGCAGAACTTTTTATCAATGGCAAAAGCATGGGTGTGCAGAAAAAAAACAATAGCACACCGCAAAATCGCTACCGTTTGATGTGGATGGATGTAAAGTACGAGCCTGGAACGGTAAAAGTGGTGGCATTTGATGATAACGGAAAAGCAGTTGCCGAAGAGCAAATTCATACCGCTGAAAAACCGCACCGTATTGTGCTTCAAGCAGATCGTACAACAATCGCTGCTGATGGCGATGATATTTCATTTGTAACCGTACAAGTGGTTGACAAAAATGGAATTCCTTGCCCAACGGCAACAAATCAACTAAAATTTAAGGTGTCAGGAGCAGCAACTTACAGAGCTGCTTGTAATGGTGATGCTACCTCGCTTGAAATGTTTCATAAGGATTCAATGAAGCTTTTTAGCGGAAAACTGGTGGTTTTAGTACAATCAAAAGCAAGTGCTGGAACAGCCAAATTAGAGGTAAGTGGAGCAGGTTTGAAAAGCGGTTTTATCGATTTGCTTGTCAAATAA
- a CDS encoding glycoside hydrolase family 53 protein — translation MKNLPMYFRFVLMSLMVSVLFSCSTSKNLQSTAKNSFSKGADVGWLPQMEATGYKFYDTDGTEKDCLQLLKDRGMNTIRLRVWVNPNDDKASGHCSKEETVVMALRAQKMGMRIMIDLHYSDSWADPAKQFKPKAWENHTFPELMKDVYDHNFDVLSALKSAGVTPEWVQVGNEIPGGMMWPEGSTKNWNQLAQLLNKGYEATKAIDPKIKVIVHLDEGNNNEKFRWFFDNATVNNVKYDVIGLSYYPFWIKKDYTETISDLAYNLNDMVARYNKEVMVVEVGGEYDKVQNTYEMLAATIKAVKAVPNNKGLGVIYWEPQGEKSWSGYSLSAWQSDGKPTMALDAFKEL, via the coding sequence ATGAAAAATTTACCAATGTATTTCCGATTCGTTTTGATGTCTTTAATGGTTTCAGTACTTTTTTCTTGCAGTACATCAAAAAATCTGCAATCAACAGCTAAGAATTCTTTTTCAAAAGGAGCAGATGTAGGATGGTTGCCGCAAATGGAAGCCACAGGATATAAATTTTATGATACCGATGGTACCGAAAAAGACTGTTTGCAGTTACTGAAAGATAGAGGAATGAATACTATTCGTCTAAGAGTTTGGGTCAATCCAAATGATGATAAAGCGAGTGGACATTGCAGCAAGGAAGAAACTGTTGTCATGGCTTTGCGTGCACAAAAAATGGGAATGCGCATCATGATTGATCTTCATTATAGCGATTCATGGGCTGATCCTGCTAAACAATTCAAACCAAAAGCATGGGAAAATCATACTTTTCCGGAATTAATGAAGGATGTGTATGACCATAATTTTGATGTTTTGAGTGCATTGAAATCTGCAGGAGTTACTCCTGAATGGGTTCAGGTTGGGAATGAAATTCCAGGCGGAATGATGTGGCCAGAAGGAAGCACCAAAAATTGGAATCAGTTGGCGCAATTACTCAATAAAGGCTATGAAGCAACAAAAGCCATCGATCCTAAAATCAAAGTAATTGTTCATCTTGACGAAGGAAATAACAATGAAAAATTCCGCTGGTTTTTTGATAATGCTACAGTAAATAATGTAAAGTACGATGTGATTGGATTGTCTTATTACCCTTTTTGGATCAAGAAAGATTACACGGAAACTATTTCGGATTTAGCGTATAATCTAAACGATATGGTTGCCAGATACAACAAAGAAGTGATGGTTGTGGAAGTTGGTGGTGAATATGACAAAGTACAAAACACCTATGAAATGTTAGCAGCAACAATCAAAGCGGTAAAAGCTGTGCCTAATAATAAAGGACTTGGCGTGATATATTGGGAACCGCAGGGAGAAAAAAGTTGGAGCGGTTATTCCTTGAGCGCTTGGCAATCTGACGGGAAACCAACAATGGCTTTAGACGCGTTTAAAGAATTGTAA
- a CDS encoding glycoside hydrolase family 53 protein, with protein sequence MKKNILISGFLTLFVFLISCSTNNETGENPAVEPPVAADSFIRAADLSFLPEIETSGVVLYNSNNQVEDMITTLKNTGCNTVRIRLWKNPANGRSGMAEVKALSQRVKQAGLKVWLTVHYSDTWADPAVQTTPAEWKNLSFTDLKTAVANYTSTILTEINPDIIQIGNEINSGFLWPQGNLINQEVQSISLLATASATIRGKAPNTKIMIHYAGVKASDTNWFFNKIKSVDYDYIGLSYYPIWHEKDLEVVKTAINTLGKTYNKKVIIAETAYPFTLGYNDWTNNIVGLDSQLVSGYPATPDGQKNFVLAIKTLVKESEYGLGFAYWGGEWISFKGNQAANGSTFENQAFYDFNNRALPVLQAFNK encoded by the coding sequence ATGAAAAAAAACATCCTAATTTCGGGATTTTTAACTCTTTTCGTATTTCTAATTTCCTGTTCTACTAATAATGAGACAGGTGAAAATCCAGCAGTGGAACCGCCGGTTGCCGCAGATTCTTTTATTAGAGCTGCTGATCTTTCTTTTTTACCGGAAATAGAAACATCAGGTGTGGTTTTATACAACAGTAACAACCAAGTAGAAGATATGATAACAACTCTTAAAAATACTGGTTGTAACACGGTGAGAATCCGCCTTTGGAAAAATCCAGCAAATGGACGTTCTGGAATGGCCGAAGTTAAAGCGCTTTCGCAACGCGTGAAACAAGCTGGGCTGAAAGTTTGGTTAACAGTACATTACTCGGATACTTGGGCTGATCCTGCGGTTCAAACTACGCCAGCTGAATGGAAAAATTTATCGTTTACCGATTTAAAAACGGCCGTCGCCAATTATACTTCAACAATACTCACTGAAATCAATCCGGATATTATCCAGATTGGGAACGAAATTAATAGCGGATTCCTTTGGCCACAAGGAAATTTAATCAATCAGGAAGTACAAAGTATTTCTTTATTGGCAACTGCTAGCGCAACTATTCGCGGCAAGGCACCAAACACCAAAATCATGATTCATTATGCAGGTGTGAAAGCTTCGGATACGAATTGGTTTTTTAACAAAATTAAAAGTGTAGATTACGATTACATTGGGCTGTCGTATTATCCCATTTGGCACGAAAAAGATTTAGAAGTTGTAAAAACTGCCATCAATACGTTAGGAAAAACATACAATAAAAAAGTGATTATTGCTGAAACTGCTTATCCTTTTACGTTAGGATACAATGATTGGACAAATAATATAGTGGGTTTAGATTCGCAACTCGTTTCGGGCTATCCAGCGACTCCTGATGGACAAAAAAACTTTGTTTTGGCAATAAAAACACTCGTTAAAGAGTCAGAGTACGGTTTGGGATTTGCGTATTGGGGAGGCGAATGGATTTCTTTCAAAGGCAATCAGGCTGCAAATGGCTCCACTTTTGAAAACCAGGCTTTTTATGATTTTAATAATAGAGCATTACCTGTTTTGCAAGCGTTTAATAAATAA
- a CDS encoding aldose epimerase family protein → MESFGLMPDREEVSVCELSNKNGMQMKVMGYGATLTSLKVPLKNGDLVDVVLGFDTLETYMQSFNLESAPYMGATVGRFAGRINEGEFKLNGKLISLNKNNNGNSLHGGTVGFSQKNWKLKKYSEGKNPSVTFTCVSADGEEHFPGELSVDLTYMLSDENELIIEYIASTTEDTIVNLTHHSYFNLDGHQSSVANQEMRVNSQRILETTASGIPTGRFLNVANCPYDFTAARTCPSKIDTTFILNKENEYAASLFNSDKTLKMSVYTNQPAVHIYVGGNCFNAIKGKENASYHPTSGICFETQNFPDVPNHEHFPSSVLRKGELYYHKTIYKFQSF, encoded by the coding sequence ATGGAATCATTTGGTTTGATGCCAGATAGGGAAGAGGTTTCTGTATGCGAACTTTCAAACAAGAATGGCATGCAAATGAAAGTGATGGGTTATGGTGCTACACTTACTTCCTTAAAAGTTCCATTAAAAAATGGAGATCTGGTAGATGTGGTTTTAGGTTTTGACACTTTAGAGACCTACATGCAGTCCTTTAATTTAGAAAGCGCGCCTTATATGGGCGCAACCGTAGGACGATTTGCCGGAAGAATAAATGAAGGTGAATTTAAACTGAACGGAAAATTAATTTCCCTCAACAAAAATAACAATGGGAATTCGCTGCATGGTGGCACTGTTGGCTTTAGCCAAAAAAATTGGAAATTAAAAAAATACAGTGAAGGAAAAAACCCTTCAGTAACTTTTACGTGTGTAAGTGCGGATGGTGAGGAGCATTTTCCTGGTGAACTGTCGGTTGATTTGACTTATATGCTCTCAGACGAGAATGAATTAATCATAGAATACATTGCCAGCACAACAGAAGATACTATTGTAAACTTAACGCACCATAGTTATTTCAATCTTGATGGCCATCAATCCAGCGTTGCAAATCAGGAAATGCGTGTTAATTCTCAACGAATATTAGAAACCACAGCTTCAGGGATTCCAACAGGACGGTTTCTTAATGTTGCTAATTGTCCTTATGATTTCACTGCGGCGAGAACCTGTCCGTCAAAAATTGACACTACTTTTATTTTAAATAAGGAAAATGAATACGCAGCATCTCTATTTAATAGTGACAAAACTTTGAAAATGTCTGTTTATACGAATCAGCCCGCAGTTCACATCTATGTTGGCGGCAATTGCTTTAATGCAATAAAGGGGAAAGAAAATGCTAGTTATCATCCCACAAGTGGCATTTGTTTTGAAACCCAAAATTTCCCTGATGTGCCCAATCATGAACATTTTCCATCTTCTGTTTTGAGAAAAGGAGAGTTATATTATCATAAAACCATTTACAAATTTCAATCTTTTTAA
- a CDS encoding GntR family transcriptional regulator, translated as MKIISIQNNLGVPKYRQIISSVEKAIEDENLQKGDKLPSVNKVCLEFSLSRDTVLQAYEELKKRGIIYAIPGKGYYIKSVEVTIKQRIFLLFDELNIFKEDLYNSFLENIGTNVQVDIFFHHFNAPVFQKLINDSNGNYTKYIIMPTNLAEAAALIKTLPVNEVYILDQTNPDLKSFPAVYQNFVIDIYDGLLKGKSKLNKYEKLIMIFPGFREPLDMKIGFENFCKDFDFDYEIITEFKNREIQKGEVYIIPSDRDLVRVIEKAKLQKLQLGSDYGIISYNETPLKKVVENGITTISTNFEVMGKVLAEMILKGKKEQIENKSALIIRNSL; from the coding sequence ATGAAAATAATTTCGATTCAAAACAACCTTGGGGTTCCTAAATACAGACAAATAATTAGTTCTGTAGAGAAGGCAATAGAAGACGAAAATCTGCAAAAAGGGGACAAACTTCCCTCCGTAAACAAAGTCTGTCTCGAATTCTCCTTGTCCCGAGACACGGTTTTGCAAGCCTATGAAGAATTGAAGAAAAGAGGAATAATTTATGCCATTCCGGGTAAAGGATATTATATAAAAAGCGTTGAAGTCACCATAAAACAAAGGATATTTTTACTTTTTGACGAATTGAATATTTTCAAGGAAGACTTGTACAATTCATTTCTGGAGAACATTGGCACAAATGTTCAGGTAGACATTTTCTTTCATCATTTTAATGCTCCCGTTTTCCAAAAACTGATTAATGACAGTAACGGCAATTACACCAAATACATTATCATGCCGACCAATTTAGCCGAAGCTGCCGCATTGATAAAAACCCTACCAGTTAATGAAGTATACATATTAGACCAAACTAATCCCGACCTAAAATCGTTTCCGGCAGTGTATCAAAATTTCGTAATAGACATTTATGATGGTTTGTTGAAAGGAAAATCCAAATTGAACAAATACGAAAAACTGATAATGATTTTCCCGGGATTCCGCGAACCGCTGGATATGAAAATAGGTTTTGAGAATTTCTGCAAAGACTTCGATTTCGATTATGAAATCATCACTGAATTCAAGAATCGGGAGATACAAAAAGGAGAAGTTTACATCATTCCGAGTGACAGGGATTTAGTGCGTGTTATCGAAAAAGCAAAACTTCAGAAGTTACAATTAGGCAGTGATTACGGGATTATTTCGTACAATGAAACTCCGCTTAAAAAAGTAGTCGAAAACGGAATCACAACCATCTCGACAAATTTTGAAGTCATGGGAAAGGTGTTGGCAGAGATGATTTTAAAAGGCAAAAAAGAACAAATTGAAAATAAAAGCGCTTTGATTATTAGGAATTCTTTGTAA
- a CDS encoding ribose-phosphate pyrophosphokinase, with protein MSHLEPEAKIFACSQSVYLAEKIAAQYGIPLGKVTMSKYSDGEFQPSYEESIRGLRVFIVCSTFPNADNLMELLLMIDAAKRASARHITAVIPYFGWARQDRKDKPRVPIGAKLTAKLLESAGATRVMTMDLHADQIQGFFEKPVDHLFASTIFLPYVESLGLDNLTIASPDMGGSKRAYAYSKFLNSDVVICYKQRKAANVIDTMELIGEVKGRNVILVDDMIDTGGTLAKAADLMIEKGALSVRAICTHAILSGEAYEKIENSKLSELIVTDSIPLKKESNKIKVLSCAPLFAEVMHMVHHNNSISGKFIM; from the coding sequence ATGTCACACCTAGAACCAGAAGCTAAAATATTTGCTTGTTCACAAAGTGTCTATCTTGCAGAAAAAATAGCAGCGCAATACGGAATCCCGTTAGGAAAAGTTACCATGTCTAAATATAGCGATGGTGAATTTCAGCCTTCATACGAAGAGTCTATCAGAGGATTACGCGTTTTTATTGTTTGTTCGACTTTTCCAAATGCAGATAATTTGATGGAATTGTTATTAATGATTGACGCCGCAAAACGTGCTTCGGCAAGACATATAACTGCGGTTATTCCTTATTTTGGATGGGCGCGACAAGACAGAAAAGACAAGCCAAGAGTTCCGATAGGAGCAAAACTGACAGCTAAATTGCTAGAAAGTGCTGGGGCTACACGAGTAATGACAATGGATTTGCATGCTGATCAAATTCAAGGATTCTTTGAAAAACCGGTGGATCATCTTTTTGCTTCAACTATCTTTTTACCGTATGTAGAAAGTTTAGGTTTAGATAATTTGACTATTGCATCCCCAGATATGGGAGGTTCTAAAAGAGCTTATGCCTATTCTAAATTTTTAAATTCAGATGTGGTTATCTGCTACAAACAGAGAAAAGCGGCTAATGTGATTGACACCATGGAATTAATTGGTGAAGTTAAAGGTAGAAATGTAATCTTAGTAGATGACATGATTGATACCGGAGGCACTTTGGCGAAAGCCGCAGATTTAATGATCGAAAAAGGAGCTTTGAGTGTACGAGCAATTTGCACCCACGCGATTTTATCTGGTGAGGCATACGAGAAAATAGAAAACTCAAAATTGAGCGAATTAATAGTTACCGATTCTATTCCGTTGAAGAAAGAATCAAACAAAATAAAAGTGTTGAGTTGTGCACCACTTTTTGCTGAAGTTATGCACATGGTGCACCACAACAATTCCATTAGCGGGAAGTTTATAATGTAA
- a CDS encoding 50S ribosomal protein L25/general stress protein Ctc: MKSITIKGSERESVGKVATKALRNAGLVPCVLYGGNQAVHFSAEVMAFKNLVYTPNAHTVEIDLGKGKSFNAILQDIQVHPVSDKILHIDFFQIFDDKEITMEVPVKIVGNSKGVMAGGDLRLNNRKLKVRALPKDLPDFVEADITPLDMGNKLYVTKVPTPNFKIMHPDNTVICQVKISRAAMKAAQEAAKAAKAPAKGKKK, translated from the coding sequence ATGAAATCGATTACAATTAAAGGATCAGAAAGAGAAAGCGTGGGTAAAGTAGCAACTAAAGCCCTACGTAATGCTGGATTGGTTCCTTGCGTATTATACGGAGGAAATCAGGCAGTTCATTTCTCAGCAGAAGTTATGGCTTTCAAAAACTTGGTTTACACTCCAAACGCTCACACAGTTGAGATCGATCTTGGAAAAGGAAAATCATTTAACGCTATTTTACAAGACATTCAAGTTCACCCAGTGTCTGACAAGATTTTACATATTGACTTCTTTCAAATCTTTGACGACAAAGAAATCACTATGGAAGTTCCAGTAAAAATCGTTGGTAACTCTAAAGGAGTTATGGCAGGTGGAGATTTACGTTTAAACAACCGTAAATTAAAAGTAAGAGCACTTCCTAAAGATCTTCCAGATTTTGTTGAAGCTGACATTACTCCTCTTGACATGGGTAACAAATTGTACGTTACAAAAGTACCTACACCAAACTTCAAAATCATGCACCCAGACAATACAGTAATTTGTCAAGTGAAGATTTCTCGTGCGGCTATGAAAGCAGCTCAAGAAGCAGCAAAAGCAGCAAAAGCTCCTGCAAAAGGAAAGAAAAAATAA
- the pth gene encoding aminoacyl-tRNA hydrolase — MINWFNKLFSNAKTEDNIPNMKKYLIVGLGNIGAEYVNTRHNIGFKILDFLARKEGISFETVKLGALAEYKFKGRTFLLLKPNTYMNLSGKAVQYWMDKEKIPLENIFVITDDLNLSFGTIRIKPKGSDGGHNGLKNINLILNTQNYTRFRFGISDEFKKGKQVDYVLGEWDTTEKEALPERLELASEIIKSFGTAGLENTMTTFNGK; from the coding sequence ATGATAAATTGGTTCAATAAACTGTTTTCTAATGCAAAAACAGAAGATAACATTCCCAATATGAAAAAATATTTAATCGTTGGATTAGGCAACATTGGAGCCGAATATGTAAACACAAGACACAATATTGGTTTTAAAATACTTGATTTTTTAGCTCGAAAAGAGGGAATTTCTTTTGAAACCGTAAAACTGGGTGCTCTAGCGGAATACAAATTCAAAGGAAGAACTTTTTTGCTTTTAAAACCCAATACATATATGAACCTTAGCGGAAAAGCCGTTCAATACTGGATGGACAAGGAAAAAATTCCTTTGGAAAACATTTTTGTTATCACAGATGACTTAAATCTTTCCTTTGGAACCATCCGCATCAAACCAAAAGGAAGCGATGGTGGACACAACGGATTAAAGAACATCAATCTAATCTTGAATACACAAAACTATACTAGATTTCGTTTTGGAATCAGCGATGAATTCAAAAAAGGAAAACAAGTAGACTATGTACTTGGCGAATGGGATACAACTGAAAAAGAAGCGCTCCCGGAACGATTAGAACTAGCTTCAGAGATTATAAAATCATTTGGAACAGCCGGTTTAGAAAACACGATGACTACCTTTAACGGAAAATAA
- a CDS encoding M43 family zinc metalloprotease — MKKITFILLLSLFFSVNYSFAQVNNSTEVILFGKKKIIKEGSLIRCATTEYEEYLKSKNPSRLSTSEFEQWITPKIIIEKEKIKNTSKGLRQNAVITIPVVVHVIHNGNIIGAEENIFDEQVISQIQVLNEDFRKKSGTPGFNTNPVGADVEIEFALAKRDPSGILSNGINRVDLGQESWSTDEINSFVKPQTQWDPEKYLNIWVVKFTGNNLLGYAQFPNASGLPGINPDEGPANTDGVVIGYAFFGSSSYFPGGTYLANYDKGRTASHEVGHWLGLRHIWGDGDCTVDDFCADTPNAGKENEGCPVGVDSCPLSTGLDMVENYMDYTNDACMNIFTADQKARMITVMNNSIRRASLKTSDALVPGTTFANDASTMIVNLNINCSSNFSPQIKITNKGTATLTQASIRYGVDNQNLQTYNWTGSLASNQSQNITLNSLTTTAGNHNFSCTIISVNGTTDQNASNNSSTINFNIENSLNYSSNTVNFSLQLDHYGTETTWKLTNTAGVILYEGGPYTDTDDVTGPLPALISTSFNLPSNDCYTFSIFDSQGDGICCEYGAGSYVLNTPGGDIIASGDAFGGGETTKFSINALSTNEVKNLNSVYLYPNPTSNLLNIVIENKLDSPEAYTIINSLGQIIKSKKIESEQDLSVNVSNLTQGIYFLKLSNNQSETNTIRFIKK; from the coding sequence ATGAAAAAAATTACTTTTATACTCCTACTCTCCCTTTTTTTTTCAGTCAATTATTCGTTTGCTCAAGTAAATAATTCAACTGAAGTTATCCTTTTTGGTAAAAAGAAAATAATCAAAGAAGGCTCTCTAATTCGTTGTGCAACTACAGAATACGAAGAATATTTAAAGTCCAAAAACCCAAGTAGACTGTCAACTTCAGAATTTGAGCAATGGATTACTCCAAAAATTATAATTGAAAAAGAAAAAATAAAAAACACCTCTAAAGGGTTAAGACAAAACGCAGTCATAACAATTCCTGTTGTAGTTCACGTCATTCATAATGGAAATATCATAGGAGCCGAAGAAAACATATTTGACGAACAAGTTATTTCGCAAATACAGGTGTTAAACGAGGATTTTAGAAAAAAATCAGGTACTCCGGGTTTTAATACGAATCCAGTAGGAGCTGATGTTGAAATTGAATTCGCTTTGGCAAAACGTGATCCATCCGGAATTTTATCCAATGGGATAAACCGAGTAGACTTAGGACAAGAAAGCTGGTCAACTGATGAAATTAATTCCTTTGTAAAACCTCAAACACAATGGGATCCTGAAAAATATCTTAATATTTGGGTCGTTAAATTCACGGGGAATAATCTTTTAGGATATGCACAATTTCCAAACGCATCTGGCTTACCCGGAATAAATCCTGATGAAGGCCCAGCTAATACAGATGGCGTGGTTATTGGTTATGCGTTTTTTGGCTCATCAAGCTACTTTCCAGGAGGAACATATTTGGCAAATTACGACAAAGGCAGAACTGCCTCGCACGAAGTAGGACATTGGCTCGGACTAAGACATATTTGGGGAGATGGGGATTGTACTGTAGATGATTTTTGCGCAGACACTCCAAATGCAGGAAAAGAAAATGAAGGATGTCCAGTAGGAGTTGATTCCTGTCCCTTATCAACTGGGCTTGATATGGTTGAAAATTACATGGACTATACTAATGATGCTTGCATGAACATTTTTACAGCGGATCAAAAAGCACGTATGATAACCGTTATGAATAATTCTATCCGTAGAGCTTCATTAAAAACTTCTGACGCACTTGTTCCAGGGACAACCTTTGCAAATGATGCCTCGACTATGATTGTAAATCTAAATATTAACTGCAGTAGCAATTTCTCGCCACAAATAAAAATAACAAACAAAGGAACCGCTACTTTAACTCAAGCATCTATTCGCTATGGAGTTGACAATCAAAATTTACAAACGTACAATTGGACTGGAAGCCTTGCCAGTAATCAATCTCAAAACATCACATTAAACAGCTTAACAACTACAGCTGGAAACCATAATTTTAGCTGTACTATAATCAGCGTAAATGGAACAACTGACCAAAATGCCTCTAATAACAGCAGTACAATTAATTTTAACATTGAAAACAGTTTAAACTATTCATCCAATACCGTAAACTTCTCACTACAACTAGACCACTACGGCACAGAAACTACATGGAAACTAACAAATACAGCTGGAGTCATATTGTATGAAGGCGGACCCTACACTGATACCGATGATGTAACCGGACCACTTCCAGCACTAATATCCACTAGTTTTAACCTCCCAAGTAATGACTGTTATACTTTTTCAATATTTGACAGTCAAGGTGACGGTATTTGTTGTGAATACGGAGCAGGATCTTATGTTTTAAATACTCCGGGAGGTGACATTATTGCTTCAGGAGATGCTTTTGGAGGAGGTGAAACAACAAAATTTAGCATCAATGCACTATCAACTAATGAGGTTAAAAACTTAAATTCAGTTTATCTCTATCCAAATCCTACGTCTAATCTATTGAACATAGTTATTGAAAATAAATTGGATTCTCCAGAGGCTTACACTATTATAAACAGCTTAGGTCAAATAATAAAATCAAAAAAAATCGAATCAGAACAAGACCTTAGTGTGAATGTTTCCAATTTAACACAGGGTATTTATTTTTTAAAATTATCAAATAATCAATCTGAAACAAATACAATTCGGTTTATTAAAAAATAA